The Lycium barbarum isolate Lr01 chromosome 10, ASM1917538v2, whole genome shotgun sequence genome includes a region encoding these proteins:
- the LOC132613896 gene encoding putative UDP-rhamnose:rhamnosyltransferase 1 has translation MDPHQLLKSKANGDESNKKLHIVMFPWLAFGHFIPFLELSKFIAQKGHKISFISTPKNIERLPKIPSEFSNSINFVKIPLPKVDGLPENAEATMDIRTEEIIYLKKAMDGMEKEVTIFLEKNSPDWIIQDFAQYWLAPVSAKLGISRIYYSIINAWFISFFGSIENMISTNNFTSPPKLEDFLAPPKWIPFETKAAYRRHEARWMVGSSQKNVSGVSDLYRTGVTIKGLDAIIIRHCHEFEGQWLKLLEDLNHVFVLPTGLMPPVVQSSSDERNESWISIKELLDDKPKGSVVYVALGSEVTVGQSEINELAHGLESSGSPFFWVLRKPSGSGNINPIELPDGFEERTKGRGIVWKSWAPQLKILSHDSVGGFLTHCGWGSIIEGLMFGHPLIMLPFLVDQGLNARILEDKGVGVEVPRNEKDGSYTSDSVANSVKLIMVEKDGKIIREKAKELSSIFGNKDLHDKYIENLIQFLENLRKGKN, from the coding sequence ATGGATCCTCATCAACTTCTCAAATCCAAGGCAAATGGTGATGAAAGCAATAAAAAGCTTCACATAGTTATGTTCCCATGGCTAGCTTTTGGTCATTTTATCCCATTTCTTGAACTTTCCAAATTCATTGCTCAAAAGGGTCACAAAATTTCTTTTATTTCAACCCCAAAAAACATTGAACGTCTCCCAAAAATTCCCTCAGAATTTTCCAATTCCATAAACTTTGTAAAAATCCCACTTCCCAAAGTTGATGGCTTGCCAGAAAATGCAGAGGCCACTATGGATATAAGAACAGAAGAAATTATTTATCTCAAGAAAGCAATGGATGGTATGGAAAAAGAGGTGACTATTTTCTTGGAGAAAAATTCTCCTGATTGGATTATTCAAGATTTTGCACAATATTGGTTAGCTCCTGTTTCAGCCAAATTAGGAATATCAAGAATTTACTATAGCATAATCAATGCTTGGTTCATTTCCTTCTTTGGTTCCATTGAGAACATGATCAGCACCAACAATTTTACTTCACCACCAAAGTTGGAGGATTTTTTGGCTCCACCAAAATGGATCCCATTTGAAACAAAGGCAGCGTATCGCCGCCACGAGGCACGTTGGATGGTGGGATCAAGCCAGAAGAATGTTTCTGGCGTTTCGGACCTTTATCGTACCGGTGTCACGATAAAAGGATTAGATGCTATTATTATTCGTCACTGTCACGAGTTTGAAGGTCAGTGGTTGAAGTTACTGGAGGATCTTAATCATGTATTCGTGCTTCCTACGGGGTTGATGCCACCTGTAGTGCAAAGTAGTAGCGATGAGAGAAATGAATCTTGGATATCGATTAAAGAATTGTTAGATGACAAACCGAAAGGTTCGGTTGTTTATGTAGCATTAGGAAGTGAAGTGACGGTTGGTCAGAGCGAAATCAACGAGCTGGCTCATGGGTTGGAGTCATCCGGATCACCGTTCTTTTGGGTATTGAGGAAGCCATCTGGGTCAGGAAATATTAACCCGATTGAGCTACCGGATGGTTTTGAAGAAAGAACTAAAGGTCGAGGCATAGTATGGAAGAGTTGGGCACCTCAGTTGAAGATACTAAGTCATGACTCGGTTGGTGGATTCTTGACTCATTGTGGATGGGGCTCGATTATAGAAGGGTTAATGTTTGGTCATCCGTTGATTATGTTACCTTTTTTGGTTGATCAAGGACTGAACGCTAGAATTCTAGAAGATAAAGGGGTTGGTGTGGAAGTTCCAAGAAACGAAAAGGATGGGTCCTACACGAGTGATTCAGTGGCCAACTCAGTGAAGCTAATAATGGTGGAAaaagatggaaagataattcgAGAGAAAGCAAAAGAGTTGAGTTCCATATTTGGTAACAAAGaccttcatgataagtatatagaAAATCTGATTCAGTTCTTGGAAAATCTTAGGAAAGGAAAGAACTAA